The following are encoded together in the Argopecten irradians isolate NY chromosome 5, Ai_NY, whole genome shotgun sequence genome:
- the LOC138323196 gene encoding regulatory-associated protein of mTOR-like isoform X2, producing the protein MLNLTQSGTSEADVITELCDEEDELFDWHLPVAFNELRHREKIEGSTKVTQTWRMKERMKTVSVALVLCLNVGVDPPDVVKTSPCARLESWIDPTTSSPQKALEAIGSNLQKQYERWQPRARYKQSLDPTVDEVKKLCSSLRRNAKEERVLFHYNGHGVPKPTVNGEIWVFNKSYTQYIPLSVYDLQTWMGSPSIYVYDCSNAGIIVESFKQFSVQREHEMESSSSMSGSQRFNSPAPSPSAVKNCIQLAACGSTEFLPMNPELPADLFTSCLTTPIKIALKWYVLQNTSKLVPNLTAELVDKVPGQLNDRRTMLGELNWIFTAITDTIAWNTLPRDLFQKLFRQDLLVASLFRNFLLAERIMRSYNCTPVSGPKLPPTYQHPMWQAWDLALDLCLRQLPRLLEDDGSTFQHSPFFTEQLTAFQVWLTYGSETRNPPEQLPIVLQVLLSQVHRLRALDLLGRFLDLGPWAVSLALSVGIFPYVLKLLQSSARELRPLLVFIWAKILSVDSSCQADLVKDNGHKYFLAVLADPYMPAEHRTMAAFVLSMIVNDYRQGQEAALQGNVISVCLEQLADTNDSLRQWLALCLGKVWTSFDNARWCGVRDSAHEKLAKMLTDPTPEVRAATVYALGTFINNNSSERSDHANNIDLGVGMTLASVGQDGNPLVRKELVVAFGYLVTQFESQFATVATQLMEEERQKDKAVPIVAAEAPENFASVMSSGMKRSSSRTSVKSLLTSTSSGQQPSPGNTSFCSSISSMDSTSSVDSMPGASDPRSKRAGSNPSIPGLSFSNIYIMVWKTLLQLAIDPVNEVADMAKYIVNTIKLKATTTSKPSQMIPNPVMTHSAPASPSNRPVNTAQGTPPQNYLYDESGRPVTSGIKRDFSSPRLPSSTSSPYTYSTQFSRNRKIFDKGPSQVEEKEEEVANRIKQSSVVSTEFFPWCCKHFAQPLMRLSDEQDPESFPHHERQYHFKRNAHVRNEAKEEQMRAGFNRLDDQVFVNRNQGIPSVIKFHPYESFMAVADREMVSFWNWEQGTKLGSICNENPKHTKITSVEFLNAHDDTLMLTGSDDGAVRIWRNYLDNVEMVTAFQALSDMIPLSRGSGLVIDWEQESGMLLASGDVRTIKIWDSRSETKLQDIPTGADSCVTSLASDSVGRSLLIAGCGDGTVRLFDRRLGPTECRVMTLREHNHRVLKVHLQKGSEGKIVSTSNGGDVRFWDPRFTESVRVLNLQQGLTAVDMHKLADVIACGSMNQYIGIYNQSGDSLSTIKYHEGFLGQRIGAISCLAFHPYKVKLAAGGSDSFISVYSTSMKRS; encoded by the exons ATGTTGAATCTCACACAATCCGGGACGTCTGAGGCAGATGTCATCACTGAGTTGTGTGACGAAGAGGATGAGCTGTTTGACTGGCATCTACCAGTGGCTTTCAATGAACTTCGCCATCGAGAGAAAATTGAGGGTTCGACCAAAGTTACTCAGACATGGCGAATGAAAGAACGA ATGAAGACTGTGAGTGTTGCCTTGGTGCTGTGCTTGAATGTGGGGGTTGATCCTCCTGATGTAGTAAAGACCTCACCATGTGCTCGTCTAGAAAGCTGGATTG ATCCGACCACTTCTAGCCCACAGAAGGCTCTGGAGGCCATTGGAAGTAACCTTCAGAAGCAGTATGAGAGATGGCAGCCAAGGGCCCGATATAAGCAAAGTCTTGACCCCACGGTTGACGAGGTCAAGAAACTTTGTTCTTCACTGCGTCGTAACGCAAAG GAAGAAAGGGTTCTTTTCCATTACAATGGCCATGGAGTACCAAAGCCAACAGTGAATGGAGAAATCTGGGTATTCAATAAG aGCTACACACAGTACATCCCACTCTCAGTGTATGACTTACAGACATGGATGGGGAGTCCGTCTATCTATGTGTACGACTGTTCCAATGCCGGAATCATTGTTGAGTCCTTCAAACAGTTCTCAGTGCAAAGAGAACATGAGATGGAG tcTTCATCGTCAATGAGCGGCAGTCAGAGATTCAACAGCCCTGCACCTTCACCGTCAGCGGTGAAAAACTGTATACAACTGGCAGCTTGTGGGTCCACAGAGTTTCTACCTATGAACCCTGAGCTGCCTGCTGATCTTTTTACTTCATGTCTCACCACACCTATCAAAATAGCCCTCAAATG GTATGTCCTACAGAACACTAGTAAACTTGTGCCAAATCTCACTGCTGAGCTGGTGGACAA AGTTCCTGGCCAGTTAAATGACCGACGGACCATGCTTGGGGAACTTAATTGGATATTTACAGCAATTACTGACACAATCGCATGGAATACACTTCCAAGAG ATCTGTTCCAGAAATTGTTCCGACAAGATCTACTGGTAGCTAGTTTATTCCGTAACTTTTTACTGGCTGAAAGGATAATGCGTTCCTACAACTGTACGCCAGTGTCTGGGCCAAAGTTACCTCCCACTTACCAACACCCCATGTG GCAAGCATGGGACTTGGCTTTAGATTTGTGCCTGCGACAGCTACCTCGTCTGTTAGAGGATGACGGCTCCACATTCCAACATAGTCCCTTCTTTACAGAGCAGCTAACTGCTTTCCAGGTGTGGCTAACATACGGCTCCGAGACTCGCAATCCTCCGGAACAACTCCCCATAGTGCTACAG GTTCTCCTGAGTCAGGTACACAGACTTCGGGCATTAGACCTACTGGGGCGATTCCTAGACCTTGGACCCTGGGCAGTCAGTCTG GCGTTGTCTGTTGGTATCTTTCCCTATGTACTGAAGTTGCTACAGAGTTCTGCACGGGAGTTACGCCCTCTGTTGGTGTTTATCTGGGCAAAGATCTTGTCGGTGGACAGT tCTTGCCAGGCAGACCTAGTAAAAGATAACGGGCATAAGTATTTTCTGGCAGTACTAGCTGACCCCTATATGCCA GCAGAACACAGAACGATGGCTGCCTTTGTTCTTTCTATGATTGTGAATGACTACAGACAAGGACAG GAGGCAGCCTTACAAGGGAATGTGATATCGGTGTGTCTGGAACAGTTGGCCGACACCAACGACTCCTTACGACAATGGCTGGCCCTGTGTCTTGGCAAG GTGTGGACAAGCTTTGATAATGCTCGTTGGTGTGGAGTGAGGGATAGCGCCCACGAGAAACTGGCCAAAATGTTAACAGATCCCACCCCAGAG GTACGAGCAGCTACTGTGTATGCACTAGGAACATTTATTAACAACAACTCGTCAGAGCGGAGTGACCATGCTAATAACATTGACCTTGGAGTTGGTATGACCTTGGCATCAGTCGGTCAAGATGGAAACCCTCTTGTCAGAAAG GAACTTGTGGTGGCGTTTGGTTACCTGGTAACCCAGTTTGAGTCCCAGTTTGCGACCGTGGCAACCCAGCTGATGGAAGAGGAGAGACAGAAGGATAAAGCGGTGCCAATTGTGGCTGCTGAGGCCCCGG AGAATTTTGCCTCGGTGATGAGCAGTGGAATGAAGCGTAGTTCCTCGCGTACGAGTGTGAAGAGTTTGTTAACCAGCACGT CGTCTGGCCAGCAGCCTTCTCCTGGGAATACAAGTTTCTGCAGTAGTATTAGTTCTATGGACAGTACCTCTAGTGTGGACAGTATGCCTGGGGCATCAGACCCTCGCAGTAAACGGGCTGGGTCTAACCCTTCCATCCCTGGACTCAGTTTcagtaatatttatattatggtATGGAAAACTTTACTTCAGCTGGCCATTGATCCTGTCAACGAGGTGGCAGATATGGCCAAGTACATCGTCAATACCATCAAACTCAAG GCAACAACCACCTCAAAACCCTCTCAAATGATTCCAAACCCAGTAATGACTCATTCAGCCCCAGCCAGTCCCTCAAACAGACCTGTCAACACTGCCCAAGG AACACCTCCTCAGAACTACTTGTATGACGAGTCTGGTCGGCCAGTCACCAGTGGTATCAAGCGAGACTTCTCATCACCACGGTTACCCAGCAGTACTTCTAGTCCTTATACATATTCAACACAGTTCAGTCGTAATAggaaaatatttgataaaggtCCTTCTCAG GTTGAGGAGAAGGAAGAGGAAGTGGCTAATCGTATTAAACAGTCATCAGTTGTATCTACCGAGTTCTTTCCTTGGTGTTGTAAACACTTTGCTCAGCCATTAATGCGACTTTCTGATGAGCAGGACCCAGAGAGTTTCCCTCACCATGAACGACAGTACCACTTCAAACGCAATGCTCATGTGAGAAATGAGGCTAAAGAGGAACAGATGCGTGCAG GTTTTAATCGGTTGGACGACCAAGTATTTGTAAATAGAAATCAAGGCATACCTTCTGTGATAAAGTTCCACCCGTATGAATCGTTTATGGCCGTGGCTGACAGAGAAATGGTCAG TTTTTGGAATTGGGAACAAGGAACCAAGCTTGGAAGTATTTGTAATGAAAATCCAAAACACACCAAGATCACCTCAGTGGAGTTCCTCAATGCTCATGATGATACGTTAATGCTGACTGGTTCAG ATGATGGAGCAGTGAGGATATGGAGGAACTACCTTGATAACGTAGAAATGGTGACGGCCTTCCAGGCTCTGTCTGATATGATCCCACTATCTAGAG GCTCTGGACTAGTGATTGACTGGGAACAGGAGTCAGGCATGTTACTGGCATCAGGAGATGTTAGGACTATCAAGATTTGGGACTCGCGATCAGAGACCAAATTACAG GACATACCTACAGGAGCAGATAGTTGTGTAACAAGCCTCGCATCAGATTCTGTCGGCCGCTCTCTCCTAATAGCTGGCTGTGGGGACGGAACTGTACGCTTGTTTGATAGGAGGCTGGGCCCAACAGAATG TCGAGTGATGACCCTCAGGGAGCACAATCACAGAGTCCTCAAGGTTCACCTACAGAAAGGGTCAGAGGGCAAGATTGTCAGCACAAG TAATGGTGGAGATGTGAGATTTTGGGACCCACGGTTTACAGAGTCGGTCCGTGTATTAAATCTACAACAAGGACTCACTGCTGTAGATATGCATAAATTAGCCGATGTTATAGCATG TGGCTCTATGAACCAGTACATAGGTATCTATAACCAGTCTGGGGATAGTCTAAGTACAATTAAATACCATGAGGGCTTCCTGGGACAGAGAATTGGCGCCATCAGCTGTCTGGCCTTCCATCCATATAAG GTGAAGCTGGCTGCTGGAGGTTCTGACTCGTTTATTTCTGTGTATTCCACTTCAATGAAGCGTAGCTGA
- the LOC138323196 gene encoding regulatory-associated protein of mTOR-like isoform X1 has product MLNLTQSGTSEADVITELCDEEDELFDWHLPVAFNELRHREKIEGSTKVTQTWRMKERMKTVSVALVLCLNVGVDPPDVVKTSPCARLESWIDPTTSSPQKALEAIGSNLQKQYERWQPRARYKQSLDPTVDEVKKLCSSLRRNAKEERVLFHYNGHGVPKPTVNGEIWVFNKSYTQYIPLSVYDLQTWMGSPSIYVYDCSNAGIIVESFKQFSVQREHEMESSSSMSGSQRFNSPAPSPSAVKNCIQLAACGSTEFLPMNPELPADLFTSCLTTPIKIALKWYVLQNTSKLVPNLTAELVDKVPGQLNDRRTMLGELNWIFTAITDTIAWNTLPRDLFQKLFRQDLLVASLFRNFLLAERIMRSYNCTPVSGPKLPPTYQHPMWQAWDLALDLCLRQLPRLLEDDGSTFQHSPFFTEQLTAFQVWLTYGSETRNPPEQLPIVLQVLLSQVHRLRALDLLGRFLDLGPWAVSLALSVGIFPYVLKLLQSSARELRPLLVFIWAKILSVDSSCQADLVKDNGHKYFLAVLADPYMPAEHRTMAAFVLSMIVNDYRQGQEAALQGNVISVCLEQLADTNDSLRQWLALCLGKVWTSFDNARWCGVRDSAHEKLAKMLTDPTPEVRAATVYALGTFINNNSSERSDHANNIDLGVGMTLASVGQDGNPLVRKELVVAFGYLVTQFESQFATVATQLMEEERQKDKAVPIVAAEAPGGWNVVASSGNPENFASVMSSGMKRSSSRTSVKSLLTSTSSGQQPSPGNTSFCSSISSMDSTSSVDSMPGASDPRSKRAGSNPSIPGLSFSNIYIMVWKTLLQLAIDPVNEVADMAKYIVNTIKLKATTTSKPSQMIPNPVMTHSAPASPSNRPVNTAQGTPPQNYLYDESGRPVTSGIKRDFSSPRLPSSTSSPYTYSTQFSRNRKIFDKGPSQVEEKEEEVANRIKQSSVVSTEFFPWCCKHFAQPLMRLSDEQDPESFPHHERQYHFKRNAHVRNEAKEEQMRAGFNRLDDQVFVNRNQGIPSVIKFHPYESFMAVADREMVSFWNWEQGTKLGSICNENPKHTKITSVEFLNAHDDTLMLTGSDDGAVRIWRNYLDNVEMVTAFQALSDMIPLSRGSGLVIDWEQESGMLLASGDVRTIKIWDSRSETKLQDIPTGADSCVTSLASDSVGRSLLIAGCGDGTVRLFDRRLGPTECRVMTLREHNHRVLKVHLQKGSEGKIVSTSNGGDVRFWDPRFTESVRVLNLQQGLTAVDMHKLADVIACGSMNQYIGIYNQSGDSLSTIKYHEGFLGQRIGAISCLAFHPYKVKLAAGGSDSFISVYSTSMKRS; this is encoded by the exons ATGTTGAATCTCACACAATCCGGGACGTCTGAGGCAGATGTCATCACTGAGTTGTGTGACGAAGAGGATGAGCTGTTTGACTGGCATCTACCAGTGGCTTTCAATGAACTTCGCCATCGAGAGAAAATTGAGGGTTCGACCAAAGTTACTCAGACATGGCGAATGAAAGAACGA ATGAAGACTGTGAGTGTTGCCTTGGTGCTGTGCTTGAATGTGGGGGTTGATCCTCCTGATGTAGTAAAGACCTCACCATGTGCTCGTCTAGAAAGCTGGATTG ATCCGACCACTTCTAGCCCACAGAAGGCTCTGGAGGCCATTGGAAGTAACCTTCAGAAGCAGTATGAGAGATGGCAGCCAAGGGCCCGATATAAGCAAAGTCTTGACCCCACGGTTGACGAGGTCAAGAAACTTTGTTCTTCACTGCGTCGTAACGCAAAG GAAGAAAGGGTTCTTTTCCATTACAATGGCCATGGAGTACCAAAGCCAACAGTGAATGGAGAAATCTGGGTATTCAATAAG aGCTACACACAGTACATCCCACTCTCAGTGTATGACTTACAGACATGGATGGGGAGTCCGTCTATCTATGTGTACGACTGTTCCAATGCCGGAATCATTGTTGAGTCCTTCAAACAGTTCTCAGTGCAAAGAGAACATGAGATGGAG tcTTCATCGTCAATGAGCGGCAGTCAGAGATTCAACAGCCCTGCACCTTCACCGTCAGCGGTGAAAAACTGTATACAACTGGCAGCTTGTGGGTCCACAGAGTTTCTACCTATGAACCCTGAGCTGCCTGCTGATCTTTTTACTTCATGTCTCACCACACCTATCAAAATAGCCCTCAAATG GTATGTCCTACAGAACACTAGTAAACTTGTGCCAAATCTCACTGCTGAGCTGGTGGACAA AGTTCCTGGCCAGTTAAATGACCGACGGACCATGCTTGGGGAACTTAATTGGATATTTACAGCAATTACTGACACAATCGCATGGAATACACTTCCAAGAG ATCTGTTCCAGAAATTGTTCCGACAAGATCTACTGGTAGCTAGTTTATTCCGTAACTTTTTACTGGCTGAAAGGATAATGCGTTCCTACAACTGTACGCCAGTGTCTGGGCCAAAGTTACCTCCCACTTACCAACACCCCATGTG GCAAGCATGGGACTTGGCTTTAGATTTGTGCCTGCGACAGCTACCTCGTCTGTTAGAGGATGACGGCTCCACATTCCAACATAGTCCCTTCTTTACAGAGCAGCTAACTGCTTTCCAGGTGTGGCTAACATACGGCTCCGAGACTCGCAATCCTCCGGAACAACTCCCCATAGTGCTACAG GTTCTCCTGAGTCAGGTACACAGACTTCGGGCATTAGACCTACTGGGGCGATTCCTAGACCTTGGACCCTGGGCAGTCAGTCTG GCGTTGTCTGTTGGTATCTTTCCCTATGTACTGAAGTTGCTACAGAGTTCTGCACGGGAGTTACGCCCTCTGTTGGTGTTTATCTGGGCAAAGATCTTGTCGGTGGACAGT tCTTGCCAGGCAGACCTAGTAAAAGATAACGGGCATAAGTATTTTCTGGCAGTACTAGCTGACCCCTATATGCCA GCAGAACACAGAACGATGGCTGCCTTTGTTCTTTCTATGATTGTGAATGACTACAGACAAGGACAG GAGGCAGCCTTACAAGGGAATGTGATATCGGTGTGTCTGGAACAGTTGGCCGACACCAACGACTCCTTACGACAATGGCTGGCCCTGTGTCTTGGCAAG GTGTGGACAAGCTTTGATAATGCTCGTTGGTGTGGAGTGAGGGATAGCGCCCACGAGAAACTGGCCAAAATGTTAACAGATCCCACCCCAGAG GTACGAGCAGCTACTGTGTATGCACTAGGAACATTTATTAACAACAACTCGTCAGAGCGGAGTGACCATGCTAATAACATTGACCTTGGAGTTGGTATGACCTTGGCATCAGTCGGTCAAGATGGAAACCCTCTTGTCAGAAAG GAACTTGTGGTGGCGTTTGGTTACCTGGTAACCCAGTTTGAGTCCCAGTTTGCGACCGTGGCAACCCAGCTGATGGAAGAGGAGAGACAGAAGGATAAAGCGGTGCCAATTGTGGCTGCTGAGGCCCCGGGTGGGTGGAATGTTGTAGCATCGTCTGGTAACCCTG AGAATTTTGCCTCGGTGATGAGCAGTGGAATGAAGCGTAGTTCCTCGCGTACGAGTGTGAAGAGTTTGTTAACCAGCACGT CGTCTGGCCAGCAGCCTTCTCCTGGGAATACAAGTTTCTGCAGTAGTATTAGTTCTATGGACAGTACCTCTAGTGTGGACAGTATGCCTGGGGCATCAGACCCTCGCAGTAAACGGGCTGGGTCTAACCCTTCCATCCCTGGACTCAGTTTcagtaatatttatattatggtATGGAAAACTTTACTTCAGCTGGCCATTGATCCTGTCAACGAGGTGGCAGATATGGCCAAGTACATCGTCAATACCATCAAACTCAAG GCAACAACCACCTCAAAACCCTCTCAAATGATTCCAAACCCAGTAATGACTCATTCAGCCCCAGCCAGTCCCTCAAACAGACCTGTCAACACTGCCCAAGG AACACCTCCTCAGAACTACTTGTATGACGAGTCTGGTCGGCCAGTCACCAGTGGTATCAAGCGAGACTTCTCATCACCACGGTTACCCAGCAGTACTTCTAGTCCTTATACATATTCAACACAGTTCAGTCGTAATAggaaaatatttgataaaggtCCTTCTCAG GTTGAGGAGAAGGAAGAGGAAGTGGCTAATCGTATTAAACAGTCATCAGTTGTATCTACCGAGTTCTTTCCTTGGTGTTGTAAACACTTTGCTCAGCCATTAATGCGACTTTCTGATGAGCAGGACCCAGAGAGTTTCCCTCACCATGAACGACAGTACCACTTCAAACGCAATGCTCATGTGAGAAATGAGGCTAAAGAGGAACAGATGCGTGCAG GTTTTAATCGGTTGGACGACCAAGTATTTGTAAATAGAAATCAAGGCATACCTTCTGTGATAAAGTTCCACCCGTATGAATCGTTTATGGCCGTGGCTGACAGAGAAATGGTCAG TTTTTGGAATTGGGAACAAGGAACCAAGCTTGGAAGTATTTGTAATGAAAATCCAAAACACACCAAGATCACCTCAGTGGAGTTCCTCAATGCTCATGATGATACGTTAATGCTGACTGGTTCAG ATGATGGAGCAGTGAGGATATGGAGGAACTACCTTGATAACGTAGAAATGGTGACGGCCTTCCAGGCTCTGTCTGATATGATCCCACTATCTAGAG GCTCTGGACTAGTGATTGACTGGGAACAGGAGTCAGGCATGTTACTGGCATCAGGAGATGTTAGGACTATCAAGATTTGGGACTCGCGATCAGAGACCAAATTACAG GACATACCTACAGGAGCAGATAGTTGTGTAACAAGCCTCGCATCAGATTCTGTCGGCCGCTCTCTCCTAATAGCTGGCTGTGGGGACGGAACTGTACGCTTGTTTGATAGGAGGCTGGGCCCAACAGAATG TCGAGTGATGACCCTCAGGGAGCACAATCACAGAGTCCTCAAGGTTCACCTACAGAAAGGGTCAGAGGGCAAGATTGTCAGCACAAG TAATGGTGGAGATGTGAGATTTTGGGACCCACGGTTTACAGAGTCGGTCCGTGTATTAAATCTACAACAAGGACTCACTGCTGTAGATATGCATAAATTAGCCGATGTTATAGCATG TGGCTCTATGAACCAGTACATAGGTATCTATAACCAGTCTGGGGATAGTCTAAGTACAATTAAATACCATGAGGGCTTCCTGGGACAGAGAATTGGCGCCATCAGCTGTCTGGCCTTCCATCCATATAAG GTGAAGCTGGCTGCTGGAGGTTCTGACTCGTTTATTTCTGTGTATTCCACTTCAATGAAGCGTAGCTGA